A portion of the Planctomycetota bacterium genome contains these proteins:
- a CDS encoding GNAT family N-acetyltransferase: MPIIIEELGPDQWQRYRAVRLAALADSPDFFGSAHADEAAFDETRWRDRLRRRVPTLVAHDTGVDCGLAGGEPDDTQPKRIAWLVSMWVSPSHRRHGIGRRLIEAVISWAEQREFEELRLHVTEGNDPARLLYQNLGFDMTGSSEPHPRVPSLRELEMCRPLKLSR, encoded by the coding sequence ATGCCCATCATCATCGAAGAACTCGGGCCCGACCAGTGGCAGCGTTACCGCGCGGTCCGGCTCGCGGCACTTGCGGATTCGCCGGATTTCTTCGGCTCAGCTCACGCGGACGAAGCCGCTTTCGATGAAACACGCTGGCGGGATCGTCTGCGACGGCGTGTTCCGACGTTGGTCGCACATGATACCGGCGTCGACTGTGGGCTCGCCGGCGGTGAGCCGGATGACACACAACCGAAACGAATCGCGTGGCTGGTTTCGATGTGGGTCAGCCCCAGTCACCGCCGGCACGGCATCGGCCGCCGGCTGATCGAAGCGGTCATCTCGTGGGCCGAGCAACGCGAGTTCGAAGAACTGCGCCTCCACGTTACCGAAGGCAACGATCCCGCCCGGCTGCTCTACCAAAACCTCGGCTTCGACATGACCGGCTCTAGCGAGCCGCACCCACGCGTACCAAGTCTGCGCGAGTTGGAGATGTGTCGCCCGCTCAAGCTCAGCCGGTGA
- the ilvC gene encoding ketol-acid reductoisomerase, producing MALTMLYNDDAPLSPLDGKTVAVLGFGSQGHAHAQNLRDSGVNVIVANRPDSANGRLATEKGFTPMPVAEAVRDADLIIVALPDEVQPGVYEKDIAPNLKPGQTLGFTHGFNIHFTTITPPSDVDVIMVAPKGPGHLVRSEFEGGGGVPTLFAVHQDATGNARATALAWCNGVGGGRSGIIETTFKDECETDLFGEQAVLCGGLAALIKAGFETLTEAGYPEEMAYFETVHEVKLIVDLIFQGGLDYMRYSVSNTAEYGDLTRGPRVVGPEAKAEMKKILEEIQSGEFARQWRAEYEAGSGEFRQMEADEAQHPVEQIGKQLRGMMPWLGAKTRPVD from the coding sequence ATGGCCCTCACGATGCTCTACAACGACGATGCCCCCCTCTCCCCGCTCGATGGCAAGACCGTCGCCGTGCTCGGCTTCGGCAGCCAGGGCCATGCCCACGCACAGAACCTGCGGGACAGCGGCGTGAACGTCATCGTCGCCAACCGCCCCGACTCGGCCAACGGTCGCCTCGCGACGGAAAAGGGCTTCACGCCGATGCCCGTCGCCGAGGCCGTGCGGGATGCGGACCTGATCATCGTCGCCCTGCCCGATGAGGTGCAGCCGGGCGTGTACGAGAAGGATATCGCCCCGAACCTCAAGCCCGGCCAGACGCTTGGCTTCACCCACGGGTTCAACATCCACTTCACGACCATCACCCCGCCCAGCGACGTCGACGTGATCATGGTCGCGCCCAAGGGGCCGGGACACTTGGTACGTAGCGAGTTCGAGGGCGGTGGCGGCGTGCCGACGCTCTTCGCCGTCCATCAGGACGCCACCGGCAACGCCCGCGCCACGGCGCTGGCTTGGTGCAACGGCGTCGGCGGCGGTCGGTCGGGCATCATCGAGACCACCTTCAAGGACGAGTGCGAGACCGACCTCTTCGGCGAGCAGGCCGTGCTTTGCGGCGGTCTCGCGGCACTGATCAAGGCCGGGTTCGAGACGCTCACCGAGGCGGGCTACCCCGAGGAAATGGCGTACTTCGAGACCGTCCATGAGGTGAAGCTGATCGTCGACCTGATCTTCCAGGGCGGCCTCGACTACATGCGGTACTCGGTGAGCAACACCGCCGAGTACGGCGATCTCACCCGCGGCCCGCGCGTCGTCGGCCCCGAAGCCAAGGCCGAGATGAAGAAGATCCTCGAAGAGATCCAGTCCGGCGAGTTCGCCCGGCAGTGGCGTGCCGAGTACGAAGCCGGCAGCGGCGAGTTCCGCCAGATGGAAGCCGACGAAGCCCAGCATCCGGTCGAGCAGATCGGCAAGCAGCTCCGCGGCATGATGCCTTGGCTCGGCGCGAAGACGCGACCGGTCGACTGA
- the pgi gene encoding glucose-6-phosphate isomerase, whose translation MSERTKPTKTAAWSKLAEHLKEVKGRHMRDMFARDPQRFAKMSRSACGLLLDYSKNRITDDTLGALIELANEQNVAGLRDAMFGGEKINITEDRAVLHTALRYKGSEPITVDGADVMPGVRAVLEKMRVFCDKVRSGDHKGFTGKAITDVVNIGIGGSDLGPVMVTEALRPYADDGKLRVHFVSNIDGTHLAETLKRVDPETTLFNIASKTFTTQETMTNASSAKAWFLQSAEDESAVAKHFVATSTNAEKVAEFGIDTANMFEFEDWVGGRYSLWSSIGLPIALYVGFDNFDALLTGAYEMDEHFRSAPFDRNLPVILALLGVWYVDFFGSETQAILPYDQSMHRFAAYFQQGDMESNGKRVTRGGEVIDDYQTGPVVWGEPGTNGQHAFYQLIHQGTKLIPCDFIAPAKTHHDLTDLGADHHRILLSNFFAQTEALMTGKTPEQVKAEGATGDLVTHKTFPGNRPTNSILFEKLTPQTLGSLIAMYEHKIFVQGAIWNINSFDQWGVELGKQLAKAILPELDGDAAVTSHDASTNGLINAYKRLR comes from the coding sequence ATGTCCGAACGTACGAAGCCGACGAAAACAGCAGCATGGTCCAAGCTCGCCGAGCACCTGAAGGAAGTGAAGGGTCGGCACATGCGGGACATGTTCGCCCGGGACCCGCAGCGGTTCGCGAAGATGAGCCGATCGGCGTGTGGCCTGCTGTTGGATTATTCGAAGAACCGCATTACCGACGACACGCTCGGGGCGCTCATCGAACTCGCGAACGAGCAGAACGTCGCCGGGCTTCGGGACGCGATGTTCGGCGGCGAGAAGATCAACATCACCGAGGACCGGGCGGTGCTGCACACCGCGTTGCGTTACAAGGGTAGCGAGCCGATCACCGTCGATGGTGCCGACGTCATGCCCGGCGTCCGCGCCGTGCTTGAGAAGATGCGCGTCTTCTGCGACAAGGTCCGCTCGGGCGATCACAAGGGCTTCACGGGCAAGGCGATCACCGACGTGGTCAACATCGGCATCGGCGGCTCCGACCTCGGTCCGGTGATGGTCACCGAAGCACTTCGCCCCTACGCAGACGACGGCAAGTTGCGTGTTCACTTCGTCTCCAACATAGACGGCACCCATTTGGCCGAGACGCTCAAGCGCGTCGACCCGGAGACGACGCTGTTCAACATCGCGAGCAAGACGTTCACGACGCAGGAAACCATGACCAACGCGAGCAGCGCGAAGGCGTGGTTCCTTCAGTCGGCCGAGGACGAGAGCGCGGTCGCCAAGCACTTCGTCGCGACCAGCACCAACGCCGAGAAGGTCGCCGAGTTCGGCATCGACACGGCCAACATGTTCGAGTTCGAGGACTGGGTCGGCGGACGCTACTCGCTTTGGTCGAGCATCGGTCTGCCGATCGCGCTCTACGTCGGTTTCGACAACTTCGATGCGCTGCTCACGGGCGCGTACGAGATGGACGAGCATTTTAGGTCCGCGCCGTTCGACCGGAACCTGCCGGTGATCCTCGCGTTGCTGGGCGTTTGGTACGTCGACTTTTTCGGCAGCGAGACGCAGGCGATCCTGCCGTACGACCAGTCGATGCACCGCTTCGCCGCATACTTCCAGCAGGGTGACATGGAGTCCAACGGCAAGCGGGTCACGCGCGGCGGCGAGGTCATCGACGACTACCAGACCGGCCCGGTCGTCTGGGGCGAACCCGGCACCAACGGCCAGCACGCCTTCTACCAGCTCATCCACCAGGGCACCAAGCTCATCCCCTGCGACTTCATCGCCCCGGCCAAGACGCATCACGATCTGACCGACCTCGGGGCCGACCATCACCGCATCCTCCTGAGCAACTTCTTCGCCCAGACCGAAGCGCTGATGACCGGTAAGACGCCCGAGCAGGTCAAAGCTGAGGGCGCGACCGGTGACCTCGTCACCCACAAGACCTTCCCCGGCAACCGCCCGACCAACTCAATCCTCTTCGAGAAGCTCACGCCGCAAACGCTCGGCTCCCTCATCGCCATGTACGAGCACAAGATCTTCGTCCAAGGCGCGATCTGGAACATCAACAGCTTCGATCAATGGGGTGTCGAACTCGGCAAGCAACTTGCCAAAGCCATCCTCCCCGAACTCGACGGCGACGCGGCGGTGACCTCACACGACGCGAGCACCAACGGCCTGATCAACGCGTACAAGCGACTTCGCTGA
- a CDS encoding exostosin family protein: MPDQLRVYLVAAEPHPRPCPLAVAASAYDEQTEARFDQRYQAYLADDRFRSVSDPADADFISNGRDYTLARVSDEAHRLVNETGKPGIFFDISDNHLPSPPIDGIVYRHGLLASRALSHERSWPGLALDLTQAGGGFDPFPHEQRPRVAFCGLVLPAMQRIWLQVRGKKSTTSQWLRAKVVSAARNATEIDTDFIIRDRYQGKPVFRDPTLQVRQDFLQNMADSPYALCVRGYGNYSVRFFEAFAAGRVPVLVDTDCVLPFADEIPYASRCVIVPIDDLANIGKHIAAFHAKHEQASFAKLQRANRETWERWFAPPVMLHRCVERALSEVACTR; encoded by the coding sequence ATGCCTGACCAACTACGGGTGTACCTCGTCGCGGCGGAACCGCATCCTCGCCCTTGTCCGCTCGCGGTGGCGGCGAGTGCCTACGACGAGCAGACCGAAGCGCGTTTCGATCAACGGTACCAAGCGTACCTCGCCGACGATCGGTTCCGGTCCGTCTCCGACCCGGCCGATGCCGACTTCATCTCCAACGGCCGCGATTACACACTCGCGCGTGTCAGTGACGAAGCACATCGGCTGGTGAACGAGACGGGCAAACCGGGCATCTTCTTCGACATCTCGGACAATCATCTGCCCTCTCCGCCGATTGACGGAATCGTCTACCGACATGGCCTGCTAGCGAGCCGAGCATTAAGTCACGAGCGGAGTTGGCCGGGGTTGGCACTGGACTTGACCCAAGCCGGCGGCGGCTTCGACCCGTTCCCGCACGAGCAACGCCCGCGAGTGGCATTCTGCGGATTGGTACTGCCGGCGATGCAGAGAATCTGGCTTCAGGTGCGCGGCAAGAAAAGCACGACGTCACAATGGCTGCGTGCCAAAGTTGTCTCGGCCGCCCGAAACGCGACCGAGATCGACACCGACTTCATCATCCGCGACCGCTACCAGGGCAAGCCCGTCTTCCGTGATCCGACATTGCAGGTTCGCCAAGATTTCTTGCAAAACATGGCGGACTCGCCGTATGCGTTGTGCGTCCGCGGGTATGGCAACTACTCCGTCCGGTTCTTCGAGGCGTTCGCGGCCGGACGCGTCCCGGTGCTCGTCGACACCGACTGCGTGTTGCCCTTTGCCGATGAGATCCCTTACGCATCCAGATGCGTCATCGTCCCGATCGACGATCTGGCCAACATCGGCAAGCACATCGCGGCGTTTCACGCGAAGCACGAACAAGCCTCGTTCGCGAAGCTACAGCGAGCCAACCGAGAAACATGGGAGCGTTGGTTCGCCCCGCCCGTGATGCTGCACCGCTGCGTGGAACGCGCGCTCAGCGAAGTCGCTTGTACGCGTTGA
- a CDS encoding DUF456 domain-containing protein: MNWLDLTYYALLLFTGLLCVFVTIVGIPGLWVLAIAAIFYAWIGGWTHLAWPGLLTVLLLAVLAEVIEFVAGAAGSKQAGGSWRSMLGAIGGGLIGGLLATFLIPVPLIGSIIGAILGAAVGAVALELFVEKDWRQLTDVGLGAAKGRAIGILAKTGCGVVMWLFLVFAAWPHA, from the coding sequence ATGAACTGGCTGGACCTGACCTACTACGCGCTGCTCCTGTTCACCGGACTACTTTGCGTTTTCGTGACGATCGTGGGCATTCCGGGCCTGTGGGTGCTCGCGATCGCGGCGATCTTCTACGCATGGATCGGCGGGTGGACGCACCTCGCGTGGCCGGGATTACTGACCGTGCTGCTGCTGGCAGTGCTCGCGGAGGTGATCGAGTTCGTCGCCGGAGCGGCAGGCAGCAAACAAGCGGGCGGCAGTTGGCGGAGCATGCTCGGTGCCATCGGCGGCGGGCTCATCGGCGGATTGCTTGCTACGTTCCTGATCCCCGTCCCGCTGATCGGTTCGATCATCGGCGCGATCCTGGGGGCAGCCGTCGGCGCGGTCGCGTTGGAGTTGTTCGTCGAGAAGGACTGGCGGCAACTCACCGACGTCGGCCTCGGCGCGGCCAAGGGCCGAGCGATCGGGATACTCGCCAAAACCGGCTGTGGTGTCGTGATGTGGCTGTTCCTCGTGTTCGCGGCTTGGCCCCATGCGTAG
- a CDS encoding sigma factor-like helix-turn-helix DNA-binding protein has product MDAKAGQLDEASDVSVKDVRRAADGKPAAVAKLAGRFYPSVARMSLGMTGRDDLGPKVARNIVRRSVTAMQRWRDEHAPERWYRHHTIIEVRHALAHNIGTRRDVLLTPDADARAAAFLAAVRKLPHQQREAFLLHHAEKLGPRTLAVSMDCSVEAAGNHLRAADKALRLVADDFERQVDAIATAWSGLTPPEPEQVRFITQQTRRALLPRRIKRALQWMLLILWLIGLGVATWWVIQNVEW; this is encoded by the coding sequence GTGGATGCCAAGGCCGGCCAACTCGACGAAGCATCGGATGTGTCCGTCAAGGACGTCCGCCGCGCGGCCGACGGGAAGCCCGCCGCCGTCGCGAAGTTGGCCGGTCGGTTCTATCCCAGCGTCGCCCGCATGTCCCTCGGCATGACCGGACGCGACGACCTCGGCCCGAAGGTCGCACGCAACATCGTGCGCCGTTCCGTCACGGCCATGCAGCGTTGGCGGGACGAACACGCACCTGAGCGGTGGTACCGCCATCACACGATCATCGAAGTCCGCCACGCCCTCGCGCACAACATCGGCACCCGCCGCGATGTGCTCCTCACGCCCGACGCGGATGCACGGGCAGCCGCGTTTCTCGCCGCCGTGCGGAAACTCCCGCACCAACAACGCGAGGCCTTCCTCCTGCACCACGCCGAGAAACTCGGGCCACGCACGCTGGCGGTGTCGATGGACTGCAGCGTCGAAGCCGCCGGCAACCACCTCCGCGCGGCCGACAAGGCGTTGCGCTTGGTCGCCGACGATTTCGAACGCCAAGTCGATGCGATCGCGACCGCCTGGAGCGGACTCACCCCGCCCGAACCCGAACAAGTCCGCTTCATCACGCAGCAGACCCGGCGGGCGCTATTGCCTCGTCGGATCAAACGGGCGCTGCAGTGGATGCTCCTGATCCTCTGGCTCATCGGCCTTGGCGTCGCAACCTGGTGGGTCATTCAGAATGTGGAATGGTGA
- a CDS encoding DUF6498-containing protein has protein sequence MTNNDPMRSGYDDMPPLGMSRTAWRTLLVVFANVFVLVGVLALGWSLRDVLLVYWAETVVIGVLCMAQWLLLHGIKALPIVAFFTVHFGIFSFVHLMFLIVLTSGVFTGGGDPFDDIPTVSPWWAGGLALLAVPHVFAAVRRVRANWNDPPPLMAGKNKMSDTADGMPYGRVVVMHITIIGGAFIALLLESPIGLLVLLVVLKTGFDLIVERRAQKKTHA, from the coding sequence ATGACGAATAACGACCCGATGAGGTCAGGCTACGACGACATGCCACCGCTGGGTATGTCACGAACCGCATGGCGGACGCTCCTCGTGGTTTTTGCAAACGTGTTCGTGCTTGTCGGCGTGTTGGCGTTGGGCTGGAGCTTGCGCGACGTGTTGTTGGTGTACTGGGCCGAGACGGTCGTGATCGGCGTGCTCTGCATGGCCCAGTGGCTGTTGCTCCACGGGATCAAGGCGCTGCCGATCGTGGCGTTCTTCACCGTGCATTTCGGCATCTTTTCGTTTGTGCATCTCATGTTCCTGATCGTGCTGACCTCCGGCGTGTTTACCGGCGGGGGCGATCCGTTCGACGACATCCCGACAGTGTCGCCGTGGTGGGCAGGGGGCTTGGCGTTGCTCGCGGTGCCACACGTGTTTGCGGCGGTTCGGCGGGTACGAGCCAACTGGAACGACCCGCCGCCGCTCATGGCTGGGAAAAACAAAATGAGCGACACGGCCGATGGCATGCCGTACGGACGCGTCGTGGTTATGCACATCACGATCATCGGAGGCGCGTTCATTGCGCTGTTGCTGGAGTCACCGATCGGCTTGTTGGTTCTGCTGGTGGTGCTCAAAACCGGTTTCGATCTGATTGTCGAAAGGCGTGCACAAAAGAAAACCCACGCCTAG
- a CDS encoding ATP-dependent Clp protease ATP-binding subunit: protein MFERFTDRARKVMALANQEAQRFNHEYIGTEHILPGLVKEGSGVGANVLKNLDVDLRKVRLEVEKLVKSGPEMVTMGKLPQTPRAKKVIEYAIEEARNLNHNYVGTEHLLLGLLREHDGVAAQVLMNLNLKLEEVREEVLNLLGAGVEGEEEDGGGVAEGGGGGRSRGKGKGKSRTPALDSFGRDLTELAKEKTLDPVIGRSEEIERVIQILCRRQKNNPVLLGEAGVGKTAIVEGLAQLIISHEVPEILHDRRLVVLDLAMMVAGTKYRGQFEERIKAVMNEVRKSKNVILFIDELHTLVGAGGAEGAIDASNVLKPALSRGEIQCIGATTFDEYRKYIEKDAALARRFQAITVDPPNKEDAVKILGGLRERYESHHRVNITDAALEAAVEMSERYITGRCLPDKAIDVVDEAGARVRLRSMTKPPDLADIEEQIERLSIDKDNAVKNAEYEEAARLRDQAEALRAKKEEMQRQWREKSQEVDGVVDEEIIAEVISKMTGVPLTRLEKEEAQRLLELENELHKRVVSQNEAIEAISKTIRRARSGLKDPNRPMGGFLFLGPSGVGKTLLSKALAEFMFGDEDALVQIDMSEYMEKHNVSRLIGAPPGYVGYEEGGQLTERIRRRPYSVVLLDEVEKAHPDVFNMLLQIMEEGRLTDSFGRHVNFRNVIMIMTSNIGAELIKGGVTPFGLQGKGTGTAEEQTYSKMKDTLMKEIERFFRPEFIGRLDDVIVFRPLNEEHLKDIVELELNKVTSRLQKTHDLVLELDEDAKKFLIGKGTSTDFGARPLRRAIEQFVEDPLSEDILRGNYDGKGRIVISHKKDDDGNDLDHLYFEAHDKEPEGTEEEQQAVAAAADAT from the coding sequence ATGTTCGAACGATTTACAGATCGCGCACGAAAGGTCATGGCACTGGCCAACCAGGAAGCGCAGCGGTTCAACCACGAATACATCGGGACCGAGCACATCCTGCCCGGCCTCGTCAAGGAAGGCTCGGGCGTTGGTGCAAACGTCCTCAAGAACCTCGACGTCGACTTGCGCAAGGTCCGACTCGAAGTCGAAAAGCTCGTCAAGAGCGGCCCGGAAATGGTGACCATGGGCAAGCTCCCGCAGACCCCGCGGGCCAAGAAGGTCATCGAGTACGCCATCGAGGAAGCCCGCAACCTCAACCACAACTACGTCGGCACCGAGCATCTCTTGCTCGGACTGCTCCGCGAACACGACGGCGTGGCGGCCCAGGTGCTGATGAACCTCAACCTCAAGCTCGAGGAAGTCCGCGAGGAAGTCCTCAACCTCCTCGGTGCCGGCGTCGAGGGTGAAGAGGAAGACGGCGGCGGCGTTGCCGAAGGCGGCGGCGGTGGTCGCTCCCGCGGCAAGGGCAAGGGCAAGTCCCGCACCCCCGCGCTCGACAGCTTCGGCCGCGACCTCACCGAGCTCGCCAAGGAAAAGACCCTCGACCCGGTCATCGGCCGCAGCGAGGAGATCGAGCGCGTCATCCAAATCCTCTGCCGACGTCAGAAGAACAACCCCGTCCTGCTCGGCGAAGCCGGCGTGGGCAAGACCGCGATCGTCGAAGGCCTCGCGCAGCTGATCATCTCGCACGAGGTGCCCGAGATCCTGCACGACCGCCGGCTCGTGGTGCTCGACCTCGCGATGATGGTCGCCGGCACGAAGTACCGCGGCCAGTTCGAGGAGCGCATCAAGGCGGTCATGAACGAGGTCCGCAAGAGCAAGAACGTCATCCTGTTCATCGACGAGCTGCACACGCTGGTCGGTGCCGGCGGTGCGGAGGGTGCGATCGATGCGAGCAACGTGCTCAAGCCCGCCCTCTCCCGCGGCGAGATTCAGTGCATCGGTGCGACGACGTTCGACGAGTACCGCAAGTACATCGAAAAGGACGCCGCCCTGGCCCGTCGCTTCCAGGCGATCACCGTCGATCCGCCCAACAAGGAAGACGCGGTCAAGATCCTCGGCGGCCTGCGTGAGCGTTACGAGAGCCACCACCGCGTGAACATCACCGACGCCGCCCTCGAAGCGGCCGTCGAGATGTCCGAGCGGTACATCACCGGCCGCTGCCTGCCGGACAAGGCGATCGACGTCGTCGACGAGGCCGGCGCCCGCGTCCGGCTGCGTTCGATGACCAAGCCACCAGACCTTGCCGACATCGAGGAACAGATCGAGCGTCTCTCGATCGACAAGGACAACGCGGTGAAGAACGCCGAGTACGAGGAGGCCGCCCGCCTCCGCGACCAGGCCGAAGCGCTGCGTGCCAAGAAGGAAGAGATGCAGCGTCAATGGCGCGAGAAGTCTCAGGAAGTCGACGGCGTCGTCGACGAGGAGATCATCGCCGAGGTCATCTCCAAGATGACCGGCGTCCCGCTGACCCGCCTCGAGAAGGAAGAAGCCCAACGCCTGCTCGAACTCGAGAACGAGCTGCACAAGCGCGTCGTTTCACAGAACGAGGCGATCGAGGCGATCAGCAAGACGATCCGCCGGGCACGCTCGGGCCTCAAGGATCCGAACCGTCCCATGGGCGGCTTCCTGTTCCTCGGACCATCGGGCGTCGGCAAGACGCTGCTGTCCAAGGCACTCGCCGAGTTCATGTTCGGCGACGAGGACGCGCTCGTGCAGATCGACATGTCCGAGTACATGGAGAAGCACAACGTGTCGCGTCTCATCGGCGCCCCTCCCGGCTACGTCGGCTACGAGGAAGGCGGACAGCTCACCGAGCGCATCCGCCGTCGTCCCTACTCGGTCGTCCTGCTGGACGAAGTCGAGAAGGCGCACCCGGACGTGTTCAACATGCTCCTGCAGATCATGGAAGAAGGCCGGCTCACCGACTCGTTCGGTCGCCATGTCAACTTCCGCAACGTGATCATGATCATGACGTCGAACATCGGCGCCGAGCTGATCAAGGGCGGCGTCACCCCCTTCGGCCTGCAAGGTAAAGGCACCGGCACCGCCGAGGAGCAGACGTACTCGAAGATGAAAGACACGCTCATGAAAGAGATCGAGCGTTTCTTCCGCCCCGAGTTCATTGGCCGCCTCGACGACGTGATCGTCTTCCGCCCGCTCAACGAGGAGCACCTGAAGGACATTGTCGAACTCGAGCTCAACAAGGTCACAAGCCGTCTGCAGAAGACGCACGACCTCGTGCTCGAACTCGACGAGGACGCCAAGAAGTTCCTCATCGGCAAGGGCACGAGCACCGACTTCGGTGCCCGCCCGCTACGCCGAGCCATCGAGCAGTTCGTCGAGGACCCGCTCTCGGAGGACATCCTCCGCGGCAACTACGACGGCAAGGGTCGCATCGTCATCTCCCACAAGAAGGACGATGACGGCAACGACCTCGACCACCTCTACTTCGAAGCCCACGATAAAGAACCCGAGGGCACCGAAGAAGAGCAACAAGCCGTCGCCGCCGCCGCGGACGCGACGTAG
- a CDS encoding DUF368 domain-containing protein encodes MERPTETDSPPTQATHTPIFRTLFTGGLMGLANLVPGVSGGTMVLIMGLYDRFIGSVADITRLRFSRSALIFLGLIIAGAGVAIVGLSTVMSYLVRTHESLMYALFIGMTLAGAPLLWKMCRPIKWPTVIAFVVGFGLMLAIFLTEDEGAKAAAREVRAAETFVPSVSIGRDIAGGALAMSAMILPGISGAYMMLILGRYEHITGAVSLLKDIARGDTEHAMTALQILGPVAVGAILSLVLLSNLLKYLLKHHEQPMGGLLLGVLIGSAVAIWPFTSESTGRDYAIGAAACIGGFVAVLALTFFVTPKDEPQT; translated from the coding sequence ATGGAACGCCCGACCGAGACCGACAGCCCGCCAACTCAGGCCACCCACACGCCGATCTTCCGGACGCTCTTCACCGGCGGACTAATGGGCCTGGCCAACCTCGTGCCCGGCGTCTCGGGGGGGACGATGGTGCTGATCATGGGGCTGTACGACCGGTTTATCGGCAGTGTCGCCGACATCACCCGGCTGCGGTTCAGTCGATCGGCCTTGATCTTTCTCGGGCTGATCATCGCAGGGGCGGGCGTGGCGATCGTCGGGCTCTCGACGGTGATGTCCTACCTGGTGCGGACGCACGAGTCTCTGATGTATGCGTTGTTCATCGGGATGACGCTGGCCGGAGCGCCGCTGCTTTGGAAGATGTGCCGGCCGATCAAGTGGCCGACGGTCATTGCGTTTGTCGTGGGCTTCGGGCTGATGCTGGCGATTTTTCTGACGGAGGACGAAGGAGCGAAGGCGGCGGCACGGGAGGTGCGGGCGGCCGAGACGTTCGTGCCGAGCGTGAGCATCGGTCGGGACATCGCCGGCGGGGCGTTGGCGATGAGCGCGATGATCCTGCCGGGGATTAGCGGGGCTTACATGATGCTCATCCTCGGGCGCTACGAACACATCACCGGCGCGGTTTCGCTGCTCAAGGACATCGCCCGGGGCGACACCGAGCACGCCATGACTGCCCTGCAGATTCTGGGCCCGGTCGCGGTCGGGGCGATCCTCTCGCTGGTGCTGCTCTCGAACCTGCTGAAGTATCTGCTCAAACACCACGAACAGCCGATGGGCGGGCTGCTGCTCGGCGTGTTGATCGGCAGCGCGGTGGCGATCTGGCCGTTCACTAGCGAATCGACCGGCCGAGACTACGCGATCGGCGCGGCGGCATGTATCGGTGGTTTTGTCGCGGTGCTGGCGTTGACGTTCTTCGTGACGCCGAAAGATGAGCCTCAAACTTAA